In a genomic window of Gossypium arboreum isolate Shixiya-1 chromosome 9, ASM2569848v2, whole genome shotgun sequence:
- the LOC108453988 gene encoding structural maintenance of chromosomes protein 4, which translates to MGVETKDEFATREPEQAQVGSRGPRLVINEMVMRNFKSYAGEQRVGPFHKSFSAVVGPNGSGKSNVIDAMLFVFGKRAKQMRLNKVSELIHNSTNHQNLDSAGVSVHFQEIIDLDDGTYEAVPGSEFVISRVAFRDNSSKYYINNRASNFTEVTKKLKGKGVDLDNNRFLILQGEVEQISLMKPKAQGPHDEGFLEYLEDIIGTNKYVEKIDESSKELESLNEKRSGVVQMVKLAEKERDSLEDVKNEAEAYMLKELSLLKWQEKAAKLAHEDTNLKMVELRENVSNLEENLKNKREEIQESSKRLKEIESVHNKHLIRKEELDNDLRTCKEEFKEFERQDVKYREDLKHMKQKLKKLEDKLEKDSSKIEDVSKECENSKNLIPKLEENIPKLQKLLLDEEKLLEEMKENSKVETEKYRSELSKVRAELEPWEKELIVHKGKLEVAHTERNLLTQKHEAANTAFKDAQKEMDNISGKTETITAAIKDKQTDLEKNKLGALEARKLEQTCIKEQEALIPLEQAAREKFAELKSVLDSEKSQGSVLKAILQAKESKQIEGIYGRMGDLGAIDAKYDVAISTACPGLDYIVVETTAAAQACVELLRREQLGIATFMILEKQLDLLERSKEKVRTPEGVPRLYDLIKVQDERIKLAFYAALGNTIVAKDLDQATRIAYGGNKEFRRVVTLDGALFEKSGTMSGGGSKPRGGKMGTSIRAASVSRETVVAAEKELANMVDSLNNIRQRIADAARRYQASEKVVAELEMEIAKSQKEVDSLNSEYKYLEKQLDSLEAASRPKKDEIDRLEELKKIISTEEKEIDRLIQGSKKLKEKASDLQNKIENAGGEKLKTQKSKVEKIQSDIDKNSTEINRHKVQIETGEKMVKKLTKGIEESKKEKERIIEGKDKMHGMFKEIEQKAFIVQDNYKKMQKVIDEHGEVLEKSKLEYEKVKKNVDQLRASEVDADFKLQDMKKMYKELEMKGKGYKKKLNDLEISLQKHMEQIQKDLVDTEKLQATLADETLTEACDLKRALEMVTLLETQLKEMNPNLDSISEYRNKVSVYNERVEDLNTVTQQRDDIKKQYDELRKKRLDEFMAGFNAISLKLKEMYQMITLGGDAELELVDSLDPFSEGVVFSVRPPKKSWKNIANLSGGEKTLSSLALVFALHHYKPTPLYVMDEIDAALDFKNVSIVGHYVKDRTKDAQFIIISLRNNMFELADRLVGIYKTDNCTKSITINPNSFVVCEKAA; encoded by the exons ATGGGGGTGGAAACGAAGGATGAGTTCGCGACTCGCGAACCAGAGCAGGCCCAAGTGGGATCTCGAGGACCGAGGTTAGTAATTAACGAGATGGTGATGAGGAACTTCAAGTCTTATGCCGGTGAACAGCGCGTCGGTCCCTTTCACAAg AGCTTTTCTGCTGTGGTTGGGCCAAATGGAAGTGGTAAAAGCAATGTGATAGATGCCATGCTTTTTGTATTTGGGAAGAGAGCAAAGCAG ATGCGGCTTAATAAAGTTTCTGAGCTTATTCACAATTCAACTAATCATCAAAATCTTGATAGTGCTGGTGTTTCTGTTCATTTTCAGGAGATTATTGATCTG GATGACGGGACATATGAAGCTGTTCCAGGAAGTGAATTTGTTATTTCCCGGGTTGCATTTCGGGATAACTCATCCAAATATTACATCAATAACCGTGCTAGTAACTTTACAGAAGTTACAAAGAAACTGAAAGGGAAAGGAGTTGATCTTGACAACAATCGGTTTCTTATTCTTCAG GGTGAGGTTGAGCAAATTTCGCTCATGAAGCCAAAAGCACAAGGGCCTCATGATGAAGGTTTCCTTGAATATTTGGAGGACATAATAGGAACAAACAAATATGTTGAAAAGATTGACGAATCATCTAAGGA GTTAGAAAGTCTCAATGAAAAACGATCAGGTGTTGTGCAAATGGTTAAATTAGCAGAGAAAGAAAGAGATAGCTTGGAG GATGTTAAGAATGAGGCAGAAGCGTACATGTTGAAAGAGCTTTCTCTCTTGAAATGGCAAGAGAAAGCTGCAAAATTGGCCCATGAAGATACCAATTTGAAAATGGTAGAATTACGGGAAAACGTTTCCAACTTAGAagaaaatttgaagaataaaAG GGAAGAGATTCAGGAGAGCAGTAAGAGGTTGAAGGAGATTGAGTCTGTGCACAACAAGCACCTGATAAGAAAAGAG GAACTTGATAATGATTTGAGAACCTGTAAGGAAGAATTCAAGGAGTTTGAAAGGCAGGATGTCAAATACAGGGAAGATTTGAAGCATATGAAACAGAAGCTAAAGAAACTAGAGGATAAACTTGAAAAG GATTCTTCAAAAATTGAGGATGTGTCAAAGGAGTGTGAGAACTCAAAAAATCTTATCCCAAAACTTGAGGAGAACATTCCGAAGCTCCAAAAGCTTTTGCTGGATGAGGAGAAACTCCTAGAAGAAATGAAAGAGAATTCTAAAG TTGAAACTGAGAAATATCGCTCTGAGCTTTCAAAGGTTCGTGCTGAATTAGAACCTTGGGAAAAGGAGTTGATTGTGCATAAGGGAAAGCTTGAAGTTGCTCACACTGAACGTAACCTTCTAACTCAAAAG CATGAAGCTGCTAATACAGCTTTTAAGGATGCTCAAAAAGAGATGGACAACATATCGGGAAAAACTGAAACTATAACTGCTGCCATTAAAGATAAGCAAACTGATCTGGAAAAGAACAAGCTTGGAGCATTGGAAGCACGCAAATTGGAACAG ACATGCATCAAAGAACAAGAAGCATTGATTCCTCTTGAACAAGCGGCAAGAGAGAAGTTTGCAGAACTGAAGTCAGTGCTTGATTCTGAGAAGAGCCAGGGATCAGTTCTAAAAGCGATTTTGCAGGCTAAAGAATCCAAACAAATTGAGGGAATATATGGCAGGATGGGTGATTTAGGTGCTATTGATG CAAAGTATGATGTTGCCATCTCAACTGCATGTCCTGGACTTGATTATATTGTGGTGGAAACCACTGCTGCAGCACAAGCATGTGTTGAACTACTTCGTAGGGAGCAACTTGGTATTGCAACGTTCATGATTCTG GAGAAACAGCTTGACCTTCTAGAGAGGTCAAAGGAGAAAGTAAGAACCCCTGAGGGAGTTCCACGTCTCTATGACTTGATTAAAGTTCAGGATGAAAGAATAAAACTTGCTTTCTATGCTGCCTTGGGTAACACCATTGTAGCAAAGGATCTTGATCAG GCAACACGTATAGCATATGGTGGAAACAAAGAATTTCGACGTGTGGTAACACTTGATGGTGCTCTATTTGAAAAATCTGGTACCATGAGCGGAGGGGGAAGCAAGCCACGTGGTGGTAAGATGGGGACATCTATTCGAGCTGCCAGTGTGTCTAGAGAAACTGTTGTTGCTGCTGAGAAGGAGCTTGCTAATATGGTTGATTCATTAAATAACATTAGGCAAAGAATTGCTGACGCAGCAAGGCGTTACCAAGCCTCAGAGAAGGTAGTTGCAGAGTTGGAGATGGAGATAGCTAAAAGCCAAAAAGAG GTTGACAGCTTGAATTCGGAATATAAATATCTTGAAAAGCAACTTGATTCCTTGGAGGCTGCATCACGGCCAAAGAAGGATGAAATTGATAGACTGGAGGAACTTAAGAAGATAATTTCTACAGAAGAAAAAGAGATTGATAGACTCATCCAAGGGTCTAAAAAGTTGAAGGAAAAG GCTTCAGATCTGCAGAATAAAATAGAAAATGCTGGTGGTGAAAAGTTGAAAACACAGAAGTCCAAAGTTGAAAAGATACAATCT GATATTGACAAGAACAGCACAGAGATCAACCGTCACAAGGTTCAAATAGAGACTGGTGAGAAAATGGTGAAGAAATTAACAAAGGGGATTGAGGAATCAAAGAAGGAGAAAGAACGAATCATTGAGGGGAAGGATAAGATGCATGGCATGTTTAAAGAAATAGAGCAGAAGGCCTTTATAGTTCAagataattataagaaaatgcaGAAG GTAATCGATGAACATGGAGAAGTGCTGGAGAAGTCAAAATTGGAGTACGAAAAAGTGAAAAAGAATGTTGATCAGTTGCGTGCATCAGAG GTGGATGCTGACTTTAAGTTGCAAGACATGAAAAAGATGTATAAGGAACTAGAAATGAAGGGGAAGGGATACAAGAAAAAGCTAAATGACTTGGAAATCAGTCTACAAAAGCATATGGAACA GATACAGAAAGATCTTGTAGACACAGAAAAGCTTCAAGCAACTTTGGCTGATGAGACCTTGACTGAGGCCTGTGACCTAAAAAGGGCCCTTGAAATGGTGACTTTACTGGAGACACAGCTGAAAGAGATGAATCCCAACCTTGATTCAATATCAGA ATATCGAAATAAGGTATCAGTGTACAATGAACGAGTTGAGGATCTTAACACAGTTACCCAACAACGTGATGATATAAAGAAGCAATATgatgagttgagaaagaaaag GTTGGATGAGTTTATGGCAGGATTCAATGCAATATCTTTGAAGTTAAAGGAGATGTATCAG ATGATCACCCTCGGGGGAGATGCAGAACTTGAACTAGTGGACTCTTTGGATCCATTCTCGGAAGGTGTTGTTTTCAGTGTTCGACCTCCTAAGAAAAGCTGGAAGAACATTGCAAACTTATCGGGTGGTGAAAAG ACACTCAGCTCGTTAGCTCTGGTTTTTGCTCTTCATCATTACAAACCAACCCCACTTTACGTAATGGACGAAATTGATGCAGCCCTAG ATTTCAAGAATGTTTCCATTGTTGGACATTACGTCAAAGATCGGACAAAGGATGCACAGTTTATAATCATAAG CTTGAGGAATAACATGTTTGAGTTGGCTGATCGACTTGTTGGAATCTACAAAACTGATAATTGTACAAAAAGCATTACAATCAATCCCAACAGCTTCGTGGTGTGCGAGAAAGCTGCATGA